The proteins below come from a single Gimesia alba genomic window:
- a CDS encoding DUF3467 domain-containing protein — MSDDFTPAENNDGSSDENNQERHTQEIRLSQVSARVPEAVSRGVFSTGAVVLQGGHEFILDFLLRISTPQQVVARVVLPIGVVPQMIRALRDNLNNYEKRFGTPTIPTPLPPQITSSADSINVGPGMEAPASETPTPPVSDAVSGASASGTGAVGETMTPEAETESSAEQQPKPATVNKPAEAGQKPPSAEELYDELKLPDEMLSGDYANAVRIGHSATEFSFDFITTFFPRSCVSARVHMAAPNIPRLLDSLTHSFEQFQRKVAQQQKRQPPQQGDQPGNL, encoded by the coding sequence ATGAGCGACGACTTTACACCAGCAGAGAACAACGATGGCAGTTCCGATGAAAATAATCAGGAGCGTCATACACAGGAGATCAGACTCTCTCAAGTCAGTGCGCGCGTACCGGAGGCCGTTTCTCGCGGCGTTTTCAGTACCGGGGCCGTTGTATTGCAGGGGGGACACGAGTTTATTCTGGATTTCCTGTTAAGAATTTCGACTCCCCAGCAGGTCGTTGCACGCGTGGTTCTGCCGATCGGTGTGGTGCCTCAGATGATTCGTGCTCTGAGAGACAATTTAAATAATTATGAAAAACGGTTTGGAACGCCAACGATTCCCACACCACTGCCTCCGCAGATTACCAGTTCAGCAGATTCGATCAATGTCGGGCCTGGGATGGAAGCGCCGGCTTCAGAAACGCCAACGCCACCCGTTTCGGATGCGGTTTCCGGTGCTTCTGCGAGCGGCACTGGTGCCGTTGGTGAAACGATGACGCCTGAAGCAGAAACGGAATCGAGTGCGGAACAACAGCCAAAGCCGGCAACCGTCAACAAACCTGCTGAAGCGGGACAGAAACCGCCTTCTGCAGAAGAACTGTATGATGAACTGAAACTGCCCGATGAAATGCTCAGCGGAGATTATGCGAATGCCGTTCGGATCGGGCATTCAGCGACCGAATTTTCGTTTGATTTCATCACGACGTTTTTTCCACGATCCTGCGTTTCGGCACGTGTACACATGGCGGCACCGAATATTCCCCGCCTGCTGGATTCGTTGACACATTCGTTTGAGCAGTTTCAGCGGAAAGTGGCTCAGCAACAAAAACGTCAACCGCCCCAGCAGGGGGACCAGCCGGGCAATTTATAA
- the ispH gene encoding 4-hydroxy-3-methylbut-2-enyl diphosphate reductase has translation MKVILANPRGFCAGVNMAIECLEEVIQLFGSSIYVYHEIVHNKYVVNRFTEMGVTFVDAVSEVPENSILVFSAHGVSPQIRQQARERNIRTIDATCPLVTKVHTEAIKYAEAGYNIILIGHEGHDEVIGTMGEAPESITLIETPEEVAALEFPGDAKLAYLTQTTLSVDEAGQVIQSLKEKYPHIESPPKEDICYATTNRQAAVSELVVQADLVLVLGSQNSSNSKRLMEIGKSAEKPSYLIDGVDELLPEWLEDCETVLITAGASAPEVVVDELIQYLEDQYQAKVENAVVRKESVRFPLPKELRILQSK, from the coding sequence ATGAAAGTAATTCTGGCAAATCCCCGCGGTTTTTGTGCGGGTGTGAATATGGCGATTGAGTGTCTGGAAGAAGTCATTCAACTCTTTGGCAGTTCTATCTATGTTTACCATGAAATTGTGCATAACAAGTATGTGGTCAATCGTTTTACAGAGATGGGAGTCACGTTTGTTGATGCAGTGAGTGAGGTTCCGGAAAACTCGATTCTTGTCTTCAGTGCGCACGGTGTGTCTCCTCAAATTCGTCAGCAGGCCCGCGAACGAAACATTCGCACAATCGACGCGACCTGCCCGCTGGTGACCAAAGTGCACACCGAAGCGATCAAATACGCAGAGGCGGGATACAATATTATTCTGATCGGCCACGAAGGGCACGATGAAGTGATTGGCACGATGGGAGAAGCGCCGGAAAGTATCACATTGATTGAGACTCCCGAGGAAGTGGCTGCACTGGAATTCCCTGGGGATGCAAAACTGGCTTATCTGACTCAAACGACGTTGAGTGTAGATGAAGCAGGGCAGGTGATTCAAAGTCTTAAAGAAAAATATCCTCACATTGAAAGCCCTCCCAAAGAAGACATCTGTTATGCCACGACGAATCGGCAGGCAGCGGTTTCTGAACTCGTCGTACAGGCCGATCTGGTGCTGGTACTGGGCAGTCAGAACAGTTCCAACAGTAAGCGTCTAATGGAGATTGGTAAGTCGGCAGAGAAACCTTCGTATCTGATTGATGGAGTGGATGAGCTGTTACCGGAATGGCTTGAAGACTGCGAGACGGTGCTGATTACCGCCGGTGCGAGCGCTCCTGAAGTGGTCGTGGATGAACTGATTCAATATCTGGAAGATCAGTATCAAGCAAAAGTGGAGAACGCGGTCGTTCGCAAAGAGTCGGTTCGGTTTCCGCTTCCCAAGGAATTGCGGATACTTCAATCGAAATAA
- the glmS gene encoding glutamine--fructose-6-phosphate transaminase (isomerizing) — protein MCGIVGYIGHREAGPLLIKGLQKLEYRGYDSAGVAIHDGSSIEIRKKKGRVAEMATLYKASPVEGTVGIGHTRWATHGETNDQNSHPHVGGNGDVVLVHNGVIENYSSLRAQLQGLGYVFRTTTDTETIAHLLSHHLEEQIKLGSEPGELPTYLKAVENTLSKLKGTYGLVILFQDLPDVMIAARLGSPLVIGVGKGEHFIASDATPLAGYTDEVIYLSDHELAVVTRDEVEIFHRDEGQQKLSIQTLDQVSVDSDLGDYEHYMLKEIFEQPQTLENAMRGRIDEDEATAKFGGLNLTAQQLRKIDRVVLTACGTSWHSGLVGEYLLEEFARIPTEVEYASELRYRNPPISNSTMIFAITQSGETADTLAAMRECKRKGHPTLAICNVVGSTIAREADGGIYLHAGPEVGVASTKAFTSQVMVLIELALFLGRMRHLSYPAGRRIIDAMHQIPDQIRKSLECNELVKDIAMKYCNFNNFLYLGRLYNFPAALEGALKLKEISYIHAEGYPAAEMKHGPIALVDEETPSVFVVPRGQIYPKVMSNLEEVKARKGPVIAIACEGDKKIADIADDVIYVPDVDDFLQPLVTAIPLQLLSYHIAVQRGCNVDRPRNLAKSVTVE, from the coding sequence ATGTGTGGAATTGTCGGTTATATTGGACATCGTGAAGCCGGGCCGTTGTTGATCAAAGGGCTACAGAAGCTGGAATACCGGGGTTACGACAGTGCCGGTGTTGCCATTCATGATGGATCGTCGATTGAGATTCGTAAGAAAAAAGGCCGCGTCGCTGAGATGGCGACCCTGTATAAGGCAAGTCCGGTTGAGGGAACAGTGGGAATCGGCCATACGCGATGGGCGACACACGGGGAAACCAACGATCAAAACTCCCACCCGCACGTCGGCGGCAACGGCGATGTGGTGCTGGTACACAACGGAGTGATTGAAAATTACAGCTCGCTACGTGCACAACTGCAGGGGTTGGGTTATGTGTTTCGTACGACGACCGATACCGAAACCATTGCGCACCTGTTGTCACACCATCTGGAAGAGCAGATCAAACTGGGGTCCGAGCCGGGAGAACTTCCGACGTATCTGAAAGCCGTCGAGAATACACTTTCCAAATTAAAAGGAACTTACGGACTGGTGATTCTCTTTCAGGATCTGCCTGATGTGATGATCGCGGCCCGCCTGGGAAGTCCACTGGTAATTGGTGTCGGTAAAGGCGAACATTTTATTGCCAGTGATGCCACTCCGCTGGCGGGATATACGGATGAAGTGATTTATCTGTCTGATCATGAGCTGGCGGTCGTCACGCGCGATGAAGTCGAAATCTTTCATCGGGATGAAGGTCAACAAAAGCTCTCGATTCAGACACTGGATCAGGTCAGTGTCGATTCCGATCTGGGCGACTACGAGCACTATATGCTGAAAGAAATCTTCGAACAGCCTCAAACGCTGGAAAATGCGATGCGCGGCCGTATTGACGAAGATGAAGCGACGGCAAAGTTCGGCGGGTTGAATCTGACGGCACAGCAATTACGGAAAATTGATCGTGTCGTGTTAACGGCCTGCGGTACCAGCTGGCATTCAGGATTGGTGGGTGAGTATCTGCTGGAAGAATTCGCGCGGATTCCCACGGAAGTGGAGTATGCCAGCGAACTGCGCTATCGGAACCCGCCGATATCCAACAGTACGATGATTTTCGCGATTACCCAGAGTGGTGAGACGGCGGATACATTGGCGGCGATGCGGGAATGCAAACGCAAAGGGCATCCAACGCTGGCGATTTGTAATGTGGTCGGTTCCACGATTGCCCGTGAAGCGGATGGTGGGATTTATCTACACGCTGGGCCGGAAGTGGGCGTGGCTTCGACGAAAGCATTTACTTCGCAGGTGATGGTGTTGATTGAGCTCGCATTGTTTCTGGGACGGATGCGACATCTTTCGTATCCGGCTGGCAGAAGAATTATTGATGCGATGCATCAGATTCCGGATCAGATACGTAAGTCTCTCGAGTGCAATGAACTGGTGAAAGATATTGCGATGAAGTATTGCAATTTCAATAACTTTCTCTATCTGGGGCGGCTGTATAATTTTCCCGCAGCGCTGGAAGGGGCTTTGAAGCTGAAAGAGATCAGCTATATTCACGCGGAAGGCTATCCGGCAGCCGAAATGAAGCATGGGCCGATTGCACTGGTGGATGAAGAGACGCCGAGTGTGTTTGTTGTTCCCCGTGGCCAGATCTATCCCAAAGTGATGAGCAATCTGGAAGAGGTCAAAGCACGCAAAGGTCCCGTGATTGCGATTGCCTGTGAAGGGGACAAAAAAATCGCGGACATCGCCGATGATGTGATCTACGTACCTGATGTGGATGATTTTCTGCAGCCGCTGGTGACGGCGATTCCGCTGCAGTTGCTGTCATATCACATCGCCGTTCAACGGGGGTGTAATGTGGATCGTCCTCGCAATCTGGCGAAGAGTGTGACGGTCGAATAG
- a CDS encoding CpaF family protein: MAGPGLPNTDPNMAFDDLKRLIHGKLVEKLDLSRVGDLEGDSLRREIRLVIEHLCDTENPLLNRSERERLIEEILDETFGFGPLELLLKDQDIADIMINGPKHVFVEKNGRIQRSNVVFRDNQHLLQILDRIVSKVGRRVDETSPLVDARLPDGSRLNAVIPPLALDGPSLTIRKFGSNPLGLEDLLRFGAFTPEIAMLLEGSIKARINTIISGGTGSGKTTLLNTLSSFIQTDHRVITIEDAAELQLQQEHVLRLETRPPNIEGRGAISATDLVKNALRMRPDRIIIGECRGGESLDMLQAMNTGHEGSLTTIHANSPRDAVSRLETMITMGGVELPLKALRHQFASAVDLIIQVNRLQGGPRKVTHITEVLNMEQDTVIMQDIFLFVQDGIDADGRAYGHFEATGVRPAFMDRLEASGVRLPSNLFANRVLQG, translated from the coding sequence ATGGCTGGTCCTGGCCTTCCCAATACTGATCCCAATATGGCGTTTGATGATCTGAAGCGACTCATTCACGGCAAACTGGTTGAGAAACTGGATTTGTCCCGGGTGGGTGATTTGGAAGGAGATTCACTGCGGCGTGAAATCCGTCTGGTGATTGAGCATTTATGTGATACGGAAAATCCTCTGTTGAACCGCTCGGAACGGGAGCGATTGATTGAGGAAATTCTGGATGAGACATTCGGCTTCGGACCTTTGGAGCTGTTACTGAAAGATCAGGATATTGCGGATATCATGATCAACGGCCCCAAGCATGTATTTGTGGAAAAAAACGGTCGAATTCAACGTTCAAATGTGGTCTTTCGAGACAATCAGCATTTGCTGCAGATTCTTGACCGAATTGTTTCTAAAGTCGGACGGCGTGTCGATGAAACGTCTCCGCTGGTCGACGCCCGCCTGCCCGATGGTTCACGTTTGAATGCAGTGATCCCGCCTCTGGCTCTGGATGGTCCCTCGTTGACAATTCGTAAATTCGGTTCGAATCCACTGGGGCTGGAAGACTTGCTGCGGTTCGGTGCGTTTACGCCGGAAATTGCCATGTTACTCGAGGGTTCGATCAAGGCACGCATCAATACCATTATTAGTGGCGGTACCGGTTCTGGTAAAACCACGTTGTTGAATACGCTTTCCAGCTTTATTCAGACCGATCATCGTGTGATCACAATTGAAGATGCGGCGGAATTGCAGTTGCAGCAGGAACACGTGTTACGTTTGGAAACACGACCGCCGAACATTGAAGGCCGAGGTGCGATCTCGGCGACCGACCTGGTGAAGAACGCATTGCGTATGCGGCCCGATCGAATCATCATCGGGGAATGTCGTGGTGGCGAGTCTTTAGACATGTTACAGGCGATGAATACGGGTCACGAAGGTTCGTTGACCACGATTCACGCCAACTCACCGCGCGACGCTGTTTCCCGTCTGGAAACGATGATCACAATGGGTGGGGTGGAATTGCCTCTGAAAGCGTTGCGGCATCAGTTTGCTTCCGCCGTGGATTTGATTATTCAGGTGAACCGATTACAGGGTGGTCCTCGTAAAGTGACGCATATCACCGAGGTACTGAATATGGAACAGGATACCGTGATCATGCAGGATATTTTCTTGTTTGTGCAGGATGGAATTGATGCTGACGGCAGGGCCTACGGTCACTTTGAAGCGACCGGTGTGCGTCCTGCGTTTATGGATCGTCTGGAAGCATCGGGTGTGCGACTGCCTTCGAACCTGTTTGCGAATCGCGTCTTACAAGGTTAA
- a CDS encoding DinB family protein, whose translation MTIAESILPEFEIEMAGTRKVLERIPDDKLEWKAHPKSNTIGWVATHLAEIPGWVGGTLTQDEWDINPEGGEPYQVPQLNSRQEILDEFDANVAAAKQQLQQTPDEEFGKSWSLLSAGEPIITMPKLGVIRTWVLNHTIHHRAYLCSYLRLNDIPVPGLYGPSGDEQQE comes from the coding sequence ATGACAATTGCCGAATCAATTCTCCCTGAATTTGAAATCGAAATGGCAGGCACCCGCAAAGTGCTCGAACGGATACCCGATGACAAACTGGAATGGAAAGCACATCCCAAGTCGAATACGATCGGCTGGGTTGCTACGCATCTTGCAGAAATTCCGGGATGGGTCGGAGGCACTCTGACTCAGGATGAGTGGGATATCAATCCTGAAGGTGGTGAGCCTTACCAGGTACCGCAACTCAATAGTCGCCAGGAAATTCTGGATGAATTTGATGCAAATGTTGCTGCTGCGAAACAGCAACTTCAGCAAACTCCCGATGAGGAATTTGGGAAATCCTGGTCACTCCTCTCTGCAGGAGAACCCATCATCACGATGCCCAAACTGGGAGTGATTCGAACCTGGGTCCTCAACCACACAATCCATCACCGCGCATATCTTTGTAGCTACTTGCGTCTCAACGACATTCCCGTGCCTGGATTGTACGGCCCCTCGGGTGATGAACAACAGGAATAG
- a CDS encoding type II secretion system F family protein, which translates to MDQTLIISIAAFFGMMALVGAIVFVFKDFSSSKAEDRLAVITGKKKADEESASLLKEEFVKGGLNSLSDQVAHFFEKFGNLKLLLEQAEAPFKADTFLLMTGVAAAAGFALAWFTNAPVPFCPVAAIATGSLPFMWLLFCRNRRFKKFALQLPDALELVGRALRSGHSLASGLSVVVQEMPAPIATEFALAYEEQNLGVPIDEALKSMLKRMPNLDLKFFVTAVVIQRQAGGDLAEILDKIGHIIRQRFKIMGQVQALTGEGRISGVVLMALPIALFFAVYYLNPDYVMLLFTDELGRKMIAGGIVLQVLGALWIKKIINIKI; encoded by the coding sequence ATGGATCAAACACTCATCATCTCAATCGCTGCATTTTTCGGTATGATGGCACTTGTTGGCGCCATCGTATTTGTCTTCAAAGACTTTTCATCCAGTAAAGCCGAAGATCGTCTGGCGGTGATTACGGGGAAAAAGAAGGCGGACGAGGAATCGGCATCGCTCTTGAAAGAGGAATTTGTGAAGGGAGGCTTGAACAGTCTTTCGGATCAGGTTGCGCACTTTTTTGAGAAGTTTGGAAATCTCAAGCTGCTGTTGGAGCAGGCTGAGGCGCCGTTTAAGGCAGACACGTTTTTATTAATGACCGGTGTCGCTGCTGCGGCAGGCTTTGCGCTGGCGTGGTTTACGAATGCGCCTGTGCCATTCTGTCCGGTTGCTGCTATCGCGACGGGATCACTTCCGTTTATGTGGTTGCTGTTTTGCCGGAATCGGCGTTTTAAGAAGTTTGCGCTGCAACTTCCGGATGCATTAGAACTGGTGGGGCGTGCTTTGCGTTCCGGGCACAGTCTGGCTTCTGGCTTAAGTGTCGTCGTGCAGGAGATGCCAGCACCGATTGCGACAGAATTTGCTCTGGCGTATGAAGAGCAGAATCTGGGTGTTCCGATTGATGAAGCATTGAAGAGTATGTTGAAACGGATGCCGAACCTGGACTTGAAGTTTTTTGTGACGGCGGTGGTCATTCAGAGACAGGCAGGGGGGGACCTTGCCGAGATTCTGGACAAGATTGGTCATATTATCCGTCAGCGTTTCAAGATTATGGGACAGGTTCAGGCGTTGACGGGGGAAGGTCGTATCAGTGGAGTCGTATTGATGGCTCTGCCGATTGCGCTGTTTTTTGCCGTCTATTATCTGAACCCCGATTACGTGATGTTGCTGTTTACGGATGAACTGGGGCGAAAAATGATCGCCGGAGGAATTGTGCTGCAGGTTCTGGGTGCCTTGTGGATTAAGAAAATTATTAACATCAAAATCTGA
- a CDS encoding hydantoinase/oxoprolinase family protein, whose product MYVIGLDIGGANLKSADCDGHANAVSFEIWKTPELLMQAVQELLTGYQSPDLVAVTMTGELADCFPTKAAGVEQILVAVQRAVVPAPIVVWQTGAEFLTTDLAREFPLLVAAANWHALATWLGRMIPEQSGILIDIGSTTTDIIPLENGFPVPEGLTDVERLLSGELVYTGGRRTPIAMIEQRVPLRGQACPLAAECFATSLDLYLLLEELDEKPEDVDTANGKPATRGDAYDRVARSVCCDTTELAEEEAVSIAEFLANQQQKQISQAIDQVLERMAAPPTAVLISGSAVFLAEKVVRAHPKLSQMSVTNVADIFDGEISESACAYAVARLAAERIRF is encoded by the coding sequence ATGTATGTAATTGGTCTGGATATCGGTGGTGCGAATCTGAAGTCGGCGGACTGCGATGGGCATGCGAATGCGGTTTCGTTTGAAATCTGGAAGACGCCGGAACTGTTAATGCAGGCAGTGCAGGAGCTTTTGACCGGGTATCAAAGCCCTGATCTGGTGGCGGTGACGATGACGGGCGAACTGGCGGACTGTTTTCCAACCAAGGCAGCAGGGGTGGAACAGATTCTGGTTGCCGTGCAACGGGCGGTGGTTCCGGCACCCATTGTGGTCTGGCAGACCGGAGCCGAATTCTTGACGACCGATCTTGCCCGTGAATTTCCCTTACTGGTTGCGGCTGCGAACTGGCATGCACTAGCGACGTGGCTGGGGCGAATGATTCCAGAGCAAAGCGGGATTCTGATCGACATCGGTTCCACAACCACAGATATCATTCCGCTGGAAAATGGATTTCCGGTTCCGGAAGGACTGACCGACGTCGAACGGCTACTTTCAGGAGAACTGGTTTACACGGGAGGGCGACGGACTCCGATCGCGATGATTGAACAGCGGGTCCCTTTACGCGGGCAAGCGTGTCCCCTGGCAGCAGAATGTTTTGCGACCTCATTGGATCTCTATCTTCTGTTGGAAGAACTGGATGAGAAGCCGGAAGATGTGGATACCGCCAATGGGAAGCCTGCGACGCGGGGGGATGCTTATGACCGGGTTGCCCGTTCTGTCTGTTGTGATACGACGGAATTAGCAGAGGAAGAAGCGGTGTCGATCGCTGAGTTTCTGGCAAATCAGCAGCAGAAACAGATTTCGCAAGCCATCGATCAGGTATTGGAACGAATGGCCGCACCGCCGACAGCGGTTTTAATCAGTGGGAGTGCTGTATTTCTGGCTGAGAAAGTGGTGCGGGCCCACCCGAAATTGAGTCAGATGTCAGTGACGAATGTCGCAGACATCTTTGATGGGGAGATTTCGGAATCGGCGTGCGCCTACGCCGTGGCGCGTCTTGCAGCAGAACGGATTCGATTCTGA
- a CDS encoding ATP-grasp domain-containing protein — MNVFVSEYLCSGACELSQEDASLLTEGTAMLDAVVTDLLSIPDCTVTVCIRESLSFVSDVFLQAEHLQRLQILRVTNSEEEQALFDRACQTADVAWIIAPEFDGLLVSRTERALQLGARVVGPDLKSIQLTADKWKLFEFLSERDLPTIPTVLMQDELTALEASFPCLIKHRFGAGGLGWELLSKAENWLKRRPDFGDQSSDYIVQPFLSGSSLSTVVLADVGRRELFPPGEQRVSWESGFAYQGGVIPAKLELDVVDSIHKLISRVCEQLPGLVGYVGFDILLPDADPMKPLIVEVNPRLTTSYVGYRQLTLDNLAERIVNGSSCYSALKWELEREIEFQPDGSLFLNQSRSLEEKKQ; from the coding sequence TTGAACGTATTTGTATCGGAATATCTCTGTAGCGGTGCCTGTGAGCTCTCTCAGGAGGATGCGTCCTTGTTAACCGAAGGGACCGCGATGCTGGACGCTGTCGTGACCGATCTGCTGTCGATTCCCGACTGCACGGTGACAGTGTGCATACGGGAGTCTCTGTCATTCGTGAGTGACGTCTTTCTGCAGGCAGAACATTTACAGCGTTTACAGATTCTTCGTGTTACGAATTCGGAGGAAGAACAGGCACTTTTTGACCGTGCCTGTCAAACGGCCGATGTGGCCTGGATCATTGCGCCAGAGTTTGATGGGCTGCTTGTTTCGCGGACCGAGCGAGCGCTCCAACTTGGTGCACGTGTTGTCGGTCCTGATTTGAAGTCGATTCAGCTGACCGCCGACAAGTGGAAACTGTTTGAGTTTCTGAGTGAACGGGATCTGCCCACAATTCCAACGGTTTTAATGCAGGACGAACTAACTGCGCTAGAGGCTTCTTTTCCCTGTCTGATCAAACATCGTTTTGGTGCAGGGGGGCTGGGTTGGGAGCTGCTGTCGAAGGCTGAGAATTGGTTGAAGAGACGCCCTGACTTTGGTGACCAGAGTTCCGATTATATCGTGCAGCCGTTTCTTTCAGGTAGTTCGCTTTCCACGGTGGTTCTGGCAGACGTGGGACGCAGAGAACTCTTTCCGCCTGGCGAACAGCGGGTCAGCTGGGAATCAGGTTTTGCATACCAGGGGGGAGTGATTCCGGCAAAACTGGAACTTGATGTTGTAGATTCGATTCACAAACTGATTTCTCGTGTCTGTGAACAGCTTCCGGGACTTGTGGGATATGTGGGCTTTGATATTCTGTTACCTGACGCTGATCCGATGAAGCCTTTGATTGTAGAAGTCAACCCACGACTGACGACCAGCTATGTGGGCTATCGTCAGTTGACGTTGGATAATCTGGCAGAGCGGATCGTCAACGGAAGCTCCTGTTATTCCGCTCTGAAGTGGGAACTGGAACGCGAGATTGAGTTTCAGCCGGATGGCAGTCTGTTCCTGAACCAGTCGCGAAGTCTGGAAGAAAAGAAACAATAA
- a CDS encoding glycosyltransferase, whose protein sequence is MPQLSIIVPTYCEAENLKNLIPRISQALEGSDISAEIIVVDDNSPDDTSAVCQTLAESFPIQLITRKQERGLSTAVLAGMDAAVGEFLLVMDADLSHPPEAIPDLYAALKNQEADFVIGSRYVNGGSTEENWGWFRKLNSRIATWLARPFTNVKDPMAGFFAFSRHHFLQVREFLNPVGYKIGLELLVKCRCRKVVEVPIHFADRTQGTSKLSFKEQLSYLRHLKRLSEFKYRNYAYFVQFAIIGLSGVFVNLAALSVLLHWLIRPVAIAVAIWISMSTNFLLNRNITFSYAKHSPILKQYIQYCGSCLTGAFFNGLTAETLCRTFDYFDQRTLLAAFIGILTGMAFNFILCRYLVFAKQKTASDKA, encoded by the coding sequence TTGCCGCAATTATCAATTATTGTTCCCACTTATTGTGAAGCCGAAAATTTAAAGAACCTGATCCCCCGCATCAGTCAGGCTCTAGAGGGTTCTGACATCTCAGCTGAAATCATCGTGGTCGATGATAACAGCCCGGACGATACGAGTGCCGTCTGCCAGACACTGGCCGAATCATTTCCCATCCAACTGATCACCCGCAAACAGGAACGGGGGCTCTCCACTGCCGTCCTCGCCGGCATGGATGCAGCTGTTGGTGAATTTCTGCTGGTTATGGACGCCGATCTGTCGCATCCCCCCGAAGCGATTCCTGATCTCTACGCTGCCCTAAAAAATCAAGAAGCCGATTTTGTCATCGGCAGTCGTTACGTTAACGGTGGTTCGACGGAAGAAAACTGGGGCTGGTTCCGCAAACTGAATTCCCGCATCGCCACCTGGCTGGCACGCCCTTTCACAAACGTCAAAGATCCCATGGCCGGATTTTTTGCGTTCTCGCGTCACCATTTTTTACAAGTACGTGAATTCCTCAATCCCGTAGGGTATAAAATCGGCCTGGAACTCTTAGTGAAGTGCCGCTGTCGCAAGGTTGTGGAAGTTCCCATTCATTTTGCTGACCGCACACAAGGAACCAGCAAGCTCTCGTTCAAAGAGCAACTCAGTTATCTGAGACACCTCAAGCGGCTGTCCGAATTTAAGTACAGAAACTATGCCTATTTCGTTCAATTCGCCATCATCGGTCTCTCGGGTGTCTTTGTGAATTTAGCCGCACTTTCTGTTTTGTTACACTGGCTGATCAGGCCAGTGGCCATCGCGGTCGCTATCTGGATTTCCATGAGCACGAATTTCCTGCTCAATCGAAACATCACGTTTTCTTATGCAAAACACTCGCCCATCCTGAAGCAATATATACAGTACTGCGGCAGTTGCCTGACGGGTGCCTTTTTCAACGGGTTGACTGCAGAGACGCTCTGTCGTACGTTCGATTATTTTGATCAACGAACATTACTCGCCGCATTTATCGGAATTCTGACAGGCATGGCTTTCAATTTTATTCTCTGCCGCTATCTTGTTTTTGCAAAACAAAAAACAGCCAGCGATAAAGCCTAA